The Carassius auratus strain Wakin chromosome 7, ASM336829v1, whole genome shotgun sequence genome contains the following window.
TTGTCTGAGACAGTCTTATAAACAAGCATGacatatcaagtcaagtcaagttttcttttttttagtcaattcttccacatgtacagcacatgaaattgcgttactctcagacccttggtgcatacagataacacaaacagtagagcataaaCATACAGATAGATGCAGAATATATGAATGCTGGTCATATACTGTAGCTCAACTGGCTGAACCTGGTACTAGTatcaccaaggtcatgggttaaattcagagaaTGCACAGACACTGATCAAATACCCTGAATGAGGTTTATGAAGTCTTTATCACTGGACAGTAAGAGAGGATCTAATGTGTGttcattcaaaaacatcaaacaCAACTTTCATTTGCCTGTGCAAACATAGCCTAAGCTTAAATATTCTcttaactgtttaaaataaattcttaatggATGTTATTTCCATAAACCACAATGGACGATGTTGTTAGACAGAAAATATGACTAGATTTTGAAGACCTGTCCTAAGAATTCTATAAACTTTTAGACTTTGAAGTCTCAttacaaagataaaaataaaacacacatgatTAAATAGATTCTACTTTTCATTTGAAAAGGTCAAACAATTATCATTAATTAGactgataataaaaattaatttcaacagaaataaataactgttcaaaaataaaaagcaagtcTATTATAACACATGCAATGCAGTACATTCACTTCTACTTTTTGGATTATATTGTAACTGAATACATACAGGGGTGGAGAGAAATATACTGAAACACTGTGGGTAGAATACACACATCAAAAAAGACCAATTAAATTCCAATGCGATGAAATTCTTATCTAGATCATAATGGGAATACGTTGATTTGATGATGTGCATTAGGAAGTGACTTGTATAATGTACTGTAACTCCTAACCCACTCAGTAATAGGAAACCATGTCTCCACAAGACATCCTGTTAGCAGTGTGGGATCTGATTATATTAGCACACCCAGCAGGAGACCAAAGTGAGTTCTGTAAAATTGACAAACATCCATGGGCAAACCGGTGAATTTGCATCTACACGGCACTCATTTCAAGGGAAGGCAGTCAAATTCATACCTCCACATATGTGTCCACATCTCATGAAAAAGGCAAAATAACTATATGAAAAGTTTGTCATAGTAGCAGCAGCAATAATGGTACTGGTCAAAACAAATGGGCTGCTTTTGTACACAAACAGTACACATGCAGAATTCTCTTAGTTTTGATTTCTATTTCTAGGTATGTAGACaaacaaatattattcaaatgacATTTAAGTGCACACATAAAAGTTATAGGTGCCATAATTGTACCTACTGCTTAGTTTTTAAAGGATACTTTTGGTTTGGTCTTCGGAGGGAAAATATTTGCATCCAAAACAGACTGACTGCAGCCCAGACTGTTCCTCACAGTCCACTGACCTCTACTGACTAAGCACGGGAGTGTGACGTATCATAACCAACAGAACATCATCAAGAGCATCACTTCTCTGCTAGTTGTCCATTAAAAGGCTCCTGTGTGAGCGTGACGGTAAACAGCAGCAGATGTACTCTTTTCAAATCTTCCAAATTGCCTGCAAATGACCATCATTAGCTCACTATGTAAGTGATTTAAAGCAACCGCAATTTAACAAGACGTTAAGCATTCTCAGTTATGAACCTGATCGCCCCTTTCTGGGTAATTAACTGCATGCCGCAGAGCTGTCATTTCTACTGGATAGAAGAACACGCTTGGATGTGTGCAAAGAGACTGATATGCCCTTCGCCTGACTAAATGAAACATATTTCTGCCTATCTAGCTTTGCTTGATATATTCCTGAATGCTTTGATTCACAAAGCTCTGATCAGGGTGGATGGTAGTATCTTGGCTGCAAGCTTGTGTGAGTGTCTGTCAGTAATCCTAACTGAATTTGAGAATGACACAAGACTGACAGGGAAGCACTGTGAGAGGGAAATTCAGAAAGCGTGTTGTCAATCAGTGAGTGCGAGAGAAAAGGACAATCAGCAGATTGGACCGAAACTTTTACTTTGGCTTTTGCTCAAAATTAACTGATGGTGTTcagaaagtgtgtttttttttttgtttgtttgtttttttgtttttttgtataattgtaaaTGGCTTATAATATAATGTAGGGCTAGTGAcactattttatttacaaattatattactTAGGGTAGGTTTATTTTGTATTGTCAAATCCTAACTGCAAAATGCTATTGAATCTAAGTCTTATTGCccagatagataaataaataaataatgttcatttaACAAATGCACTGTTCATTGACCAATAGCATGTATGGTAAGTTGTCAAAATGGAGTTTGCCATTGAACATCTTATTATATGCTTTTCAGCTTataactatacaaaataatttaaaaaacagcaaaaacatcaAAGGTAATATCCTACAATATCAAGCCAAGGTTTTTGGCAACAAATAATATTCTAACCTGCCCTGGTCTCACTTTTATGCAAAATAACCTTTTCCTGAAAACACAGTTTAGCCTTTAGGTTTAAATCTAACAGGCTCAGTGTGGTTTTAATATGTTCACTTGTTACCCAAAGGCTATAGCAAAATAATGACGCTGGAATTTAATTTCGGAGGATGAAATTCACAAAGATTTAAGAGGGtttaaaacaatgtgtttgaAAAACTGGAAATGTGACCCAAAGCCTTATATTTGCCCAGACATAATCCTCAGAAACATGGATGGTCTCTTAtatattctgtctttattaaagTCAGTTTGTAATtgaatttaaatagattttaatttaacACTCAGAAACAATGAGATACACACAATTACCCCTAGAACTGAGATATAAAGTGCacaatactgtattattatttttaacatttcatggAAGAGGAATTGTTAAAGTGCACTGAATGCAgcgtttttctgttgttgttttttaagcaaAATTAAGGTCACATTTTATATCGAAAGTTGggctattttaaaataatgtttcacaaaGAACAACAAATACAAAGACATGTACGCAATACAACTGTACACCATGCTTATACTGTTGTAGGTActgtcagttcacccaaaaaataccACTTCTATTCTTATTTAggctactcaccctcatgctgtccCAAATCTGTGATCTGACATCCCTTTTGAGCTCCACtccagaaataaagtcatacagactTAGAagaacatgaggttgagtaaataatgactaacAGTTAGCCTACATTTTGGGTAAAATAACCCCTTCGACAAGGAATACCGTTTGTTCCCCAGGACTCAGTAGCGCGGGATGCACGCACACTTACTGCTTTCAAACTCGGAGAAACAGGTCCTTCAGTTTTTTCCTGAACTCTTTACGCATAAGACAGTAAATAAATGGGTTTAAACAGCTGTTCGCGTGCGCCAGGCACACGGTCACCGGAAACACATAGGTATGAACGATATAGTACGACTTATCCCAATGCACAGCATTGAATTTCACCAGCACGCCCCAAAACGTTATGGCATGGTTGGGCATCCAGCAGAGGAAGAACGACAAGACCACGATGGTGACGGACTTTGTGACTTGCGTTCTTCGTTTTGAGTTGTTCTTCATGCTCCGCTGACGGATGAGCCTCAACAGCAGCAGATAACTGACGGACACTATTGCCATGGGCACAATAAAAGCGATCAGTATTTTCTGGAGATGATAGACTGCCAACCAATACTGTCCGTCGGGGAACCGCAATAAACAAAGTTTTTCGCCGGCCACGTTGGTGACTGTGGAGAAGATGGATGTTGGCGCGGTGGCCACGGTGGCCAGGGACCACAGGACGACGCTGACCCACCTGATGGAGCAGCTGCTCTGTCTGCTGCGGTCCTTCAGAGCTGAAGCCACTGACCAGTACCGCGTGATGCTCATCGCGGTCAGGAAGAAGACGCTCGCGTACATGTTCATCACGGTCACCGACAGGATGATCTTACACATGGCGTCTCCAAACGGCCAGCTGAAGTCCAGCGCCGTGTCCACGGCCCAGAAAGGCAAAGTCAACACAAACTGAAAATCCGTGACGGCCAAATTGAGaatgaaaaagtttattttagatGTGCGTCTCTCTTGTCTCACGCGAATAAAGAAGAACACCAACAGGTTCCCAATCAGACCTACGACGCAAACCACGGAGTAGGTGATGGAGATCAAGCATCTCAACACTGGACTCCCGTCGGCGGTCACATCAATGTCTTCCAGGCTCTTAAAGCGCTCGCGATCACTTATAGATCTATTGATGACACCACTTTGATTACTGTCTCCCATTATATCCAGCGATTTCACTATTTCAGCGTTGCCCATAAAGACAAATAATGTACACTTATAGATTCATATGTACTCCAGTTAGTGTAGGCTACCTGTTGTTTAATCAGATTTATTACTAAATTTAAGGCTTTCTAAATGATAACTGGCAAAGCATCATTCATCCATCATCACTACTGCAGACAAGTTCGAGGTTCTGAAACTACTGAGCACAACGCCGCGCGCTCTACTATTTATATCGGGCGCTTTTAAATATCCCCGCCCATCGAGAGCAGCGATTCGTCTTCCCATTTGATTGGCAGGACGACGTCAAATAAACATAGGCCGCTACAAAACTTTGGGGTGTCCCTCGCGTTTGCTGTAGTTTTTGGTTGCATACCAATATGAAATaacatacattaatatatattaaattaaaaaaattatttagtttatatatatatgccctCCATACTTGTtagaacagtaaagacaaaatagctttctctgctgtggagtctaGACATTCgaatatattattaaaagatGATTATGCGACAAAACtgcagaatgtcacattttattattagttttttcgacatatacatgttttatcagataaaaaggacagcacttttagagttcatcccactatttgatgtgagcataagtattggaaaaGTTGAATTTatggcagatgtaaaagattaaaagctaatatttagttgcagatcccttgcatgcaatcagagcagtgagtctgaaACACATAGACATCACccgactcttggtcttatgcgtTGAAATGCTTTTttccagcctttaatgcagccaattccaactcTTGATTGTTTTGAGGAGTTTCtatctttagtctcctcttcagctgcatggtgaaattaatgttaaatcggatttaaatctggagattgatttgggcagtctaagactttacatttctttatatatatatatatatatatatatatatatatacacagttggCCTTCACGTTGAGACATCTTATGGAGACCAAACTCCAAACTGGagctttttggacccatggatcagcagtATTTCTGCTgcaaaaaaaggcaaagctcataagcagaagagcaccatctccatcctcaaacttggaggtgtaTCAGTCCTGTCAtagggtttctttactgtagaaggaggtggaaatcatgactgtatgaaggacatcatggattctttgaagtatcaggccattttgacaagaactgtgatgcatttggtgcaaagactgaagctgatgatcaatggactttccttcaggacagtcatcccaaagtacacatccaaatctattTCTGCTTGGTTCAGTGATCAGTTATAgaatatatatcaaaatgtatatgtgtgtgtgtgtaacagacaAAGAAATACTTCACAATTTAACAGCTgtccatttaatatttatatcttgTTATGTAAATATTATACATTCTATCATATTTATCCAGACAAAATAGGTTATGTCAGTCTTAAACAATCTATTTTACCTATAGCACATACTTATAAATCTACGGGAATTAAATGGTAATAACCTCATGAAGAATCATGACTAAATAGCTTTTAATACACAGTTCAAGATATTGGCTGAAGTCAAGAGCAGGTGGATCTTGCCATCTTGGTAAGTTTTCACTGCCATCTGCTgttcacatttaaatatacacaagTTTTTCTCAAGGCTTTTGTCAAGTTGCTGAAGTTGACTGTCACATTACAGTATGTTATATTACAGCCTAATTACAGTTTCTAATATGACAGTTGTCGCAGGAGCATTATTGCATGAGACAACTGGAGGGATCACAGAAATCTACGCACCTTAttttaggatttattttaaaGGTAGAAAAGATTTTCTTTGTGATTTACAATGTTCATGGCTTTGAAACACCATGTGTAATCAAAATGACTGGTGGGCTACAGAACAAAATTGAGAGAAACCATAACTTATCCATATTTTATGAGAAATAGTTGTTTGGACTCTTTGTTTGTGGGTTATCATTCATTAATGACTACCTAATGGAGAGTTGTGCTTTAAGATATAGCATAAAATGAAAAcggtttactaaaaaaaaaaaaaaaagaaacattcaatATAATCTTAAATAAGGTCTGTGTGAATCGAGAATAGGTTAAAGCTTGCTGACCCAGAAACAGTGTTGtaattatttcttaaatattaacaGGCACCTGGTTATTTCTCAATTTAGTATCGTCACCTTTCCACAGATCGATTCAGGCTTGTCTGACCTTTATCACCGAGGAGTATGCCATTCAACTCAAATGGGTTATGTCCATCTTGCATTGTGAGTTAccgcaaggtaaaaaaaaaaacacaacaacaaaaaacaaagctgAGCTATTCAGCACAAATGTAAAGGACTGTAATATCCAAATTCTTAAATGTACTAAGAAATATAGTATTGTATACAcatcagctcttttttttttttttaatcaagacaAAAGCCAGTTAACtcaatgcattttattacatCTAAATGTCTCTACATAAACATGTAACATTCAATAGGTAAACAATTTCTTTCAATGcatgtaataaatatttttttcacttagtaCTTTATACAAACTGACATTGGTCTACTGTACAATAGGTCTTCCACGTCttaaaaatctttttctttttttcttttcataaaacaTGCCACATAGACACAGAGTGGATGAAATTTAAGGCAGTGAACATAGATGCCAGCTAactgaaatggaaaataaaataaacttggaCTTTGACACGAAGTCCATTCATAACACAGTTCAGCatctaaattatattaatacGTTTGTTATGAGGTTGCGAATCCAACTTTTAACACATAAATGCACATCACTGGACCATCCAAGTTTGCACAATGTTTGCCTTCCATCAAAAACCAAAACATGCACACATGCTTTCATAcgcacattcatacacacacaacctatccctttaatgtattaATGAAAACTTGTATTGTGTTTGTCACTGAACCTTATCTGTGTATCCTAGCAAACAAATATTGTCAAATACACAATGGCATGAGACAGACACACCGAATTAAAAGACAAGAACTGTCCAAATTTACTTGTTTAAATAAAGTGTCACACATTAACACTGCTAGAGATTTGGTTTTAAGAATTTTGCAACAACAGCATATGTATTTTTGTCTCCGTCATTCTTATCTCATTAATTACTTAACCAATTATATTCCAAACCAATCCTAGAGCCAAGAAATAAATCAACTGATAAACATCTAATACTTTGGAAGAAACGTAGGATAAAAAGAGGTTTAGAGGTCAAAGGAAACAACAAAACGCGATAGCTAGATTCTGCCACATGCAATTACCCCAGTCCCAAACCCAATTAGGCTTTGAAAGGAGGTCTGGTCAACACACTGAGAGAGCCACACcagcaaacacacacgcacacacacacacacacacacacacacacacacacacaataacaggTCCAGTCTTTCATGCACAAAACACACTCGCACAAGGCACACATGACAAAACAGTAGAAACGATGAGTGGCTTTAGTTTTCCTGTACAGTACCAAACACAGATGACCTAACAGACGACAACTGAACAGAGACCTCAGTCACTGCTTGACACCTGTGAGAAGTTTCCCGCCAACACTAAGGACATCGTAACCTCACCATCTACCCACTGCAGAACCTCCAAACAAATCATTCCTTCTGAAAAATTCAATTAGAGAGGGACGGTaggaaaggagaaagaaaaaaattattgaaccATCAACATTAAGCATGGtagccccaaaaaaaaaaaagtaaatccttACTTTCCACACAAAGTGTACATTTAAGTTCACTGAACTCACAAGCTCTCACTCTAGAATCATAAACACTAAACAGTGTTATTTTGGCATTGAGCAAGAAAATATGGATGCAAAATTGTTAGAGAATTACATCGTTTTAAAAACAGTCATGAATTAGATTTCACATAAGAATCATGAGGTCAGACATTGGCCATCTGTAACAACGCTATTA
Protein-coding sequences here:
- the rxfp3.3a1 gene encoding relaxin-3 receptor 1 — its product is MGNAEIVKSLDIMGDSNQSGVINRSISDRERFKSLEDIDVTADGSPVLRCLISITYSVVCVVGLIGNLLVFFFIRVRQERRTSKINFFILNLAVTDFQFVLTLPFWAVDTALDFSWPFGDAMCKIILSVTVMNMYASVFFLTAMSITRYWSVASALKDRSRQSSCSIRWVSVVLWSLATVATAPTSIFSTVTNVAGEKLCLLRFPDGQYWLAVYHLQKILIAFIVPMAIVSVSYLLLLRLIRQRSMKNNSKRRTQVTKSVTIVVLSFFLCWMPNHAITFWGVLVKFNAVHWDKSYYIVHTYVFPVTVCLAHANSCLNPFIYCLMRKEFRKKLKDLFLRV